Proteins co-encoded in one Salvelinus sp. IW2-2015 linkage group LG17, ASM291031v2, whole genome shotgun sequence genomic window:
- the LOC111977036 gene encoding zinc finger protein 646-like, producing MAMQEPGRTKGFSCKHCGTVCSNMPSLLEHMDSHFQLEEDRKFKCDECGRCYRHAGSLANHKKTHTLGSFQCPICARKLSNPLALKSHLRIHTSQKKYSCMDCGKAFRLATQLATHQKVHLSGQSKRRAGWRATAEYSPIENRDEIEDHDDFEKPSYLVADQQDTGMDIVSDNNLSQEEAEVIPNSANYSENLGFEAGDRPFKCDQCEKSYRHHGSLINHKKYHQVGMFECPICFKQFNNLAALHSHQRTHNKSKSGPDTHSLEVTYAGRAPEQFSPLNRDVPVHFCHLCQVMFPNDDEFQEHIQKHNSSSMSFGHDQDLSEDHHDSYDLSVTPSPDSNFYSPPLNSTPLIDHQGEQINDIQIYSDHSSNKSTLNTPGEPLILESEIPVDDLSKAEKSSVTENGERRYKCQVCGKSYRHAGSLINHKRSHQTGIYQCSICRKTYPHMAALRSHVRIHRAHPSSFNLNSEGDWLSSEPLTLENQQACFSSQGGDASNMMTLAQENTSEHGIGGSCHVQFDSAFPQDRTVHLPHNERLMESHMCADCGETFADIAGIKLHICPLLQPQQEAMSNDYDSNLTFLDTNGRCTMGNPGDHVEFQGLNGSLRQRYCGKHDFHEGQNGEQLNGDGREEDEEDDDGELYQCSACGNRYTSMRALRSHLRGHTQSHGTPTSSGPSSMSSLEAENEEDPGKRHQMDGGLMICSTCGESFAKKQDMLAHQLIHNKAQADDAKHIHMDNSNGTRHKEEVDSSICGNCGIFCISYHHLETHQCTTNGKSESANGVEKNEMGGSVNGKELGHTKENLNNGDRQYKCDQCGRAYRHAGSLLNHKKSHKTGVFRCMVCQKRFYNLLALKNHQRTHFDVKRHACNECGKAFKIEKQLLNHLRIHKENHAKIQELNNQIQAVMQTNGTRSEGGMRLLNAPANQATATHKKRRPTLNRKKPSVEEGAQTGVKSVDAGDPRPYSCDQCGRTYRHAGSLVNHKNSHKTGEYYCSVCNNTYSNQLAMKNHLRIHFSVKKHSCQDCGKAFRGKKQLSSHICAHLRKDMPGGVRGRGRRRARNVKCKQCRQTFISADQLTAHTCGSLANSSEGSDGQTSMSLKREERPFTCIICSRSYRHAGSLLNHKNTHKSGDFSCTFCSKPFSNPMALRNHTRIHTQKKKHVCLTCGKAFRLASILHNHQKVHTRVANHFSCPECGKSFQGKSGLKRHRCRGGQDDSARACDGBRRECGDKCFTCDLCGRSYHHAGSLLNHKKTHSENLHHCTLCLQTFPDTLALQVHSQMKRHCCPDCGKTFCLILHLQNHMEVHSKDRTLVCSPCHQSFPDPAMYQQHQELHHRAQGHYQQHNMQMEDDLGWESGLDQTMELQGIPKLVPAFAHMHGGMPDQQESNEARCIGEKSHVCEHCGRTYRHAGSLLNHKNSHKTGSFFCSVCQKEFTNLMALKNHRRIHTEPKRYQCLECGKAFRVSTQLICHRRIHTKEKPFSCLLCDKRFSSKSNLRHHQKIHQSGGQDYESSFGMDTNXFMDLDMGSFL from the exons ATGGCTATGCAAGAGCCTGGCAGGACTAAAGGCTTCTCTTGCAAACACTGTGGCACAGTGTGCTCCAACATGCCAAGCCTTCTGGAACACATGGATAGTCACTTCCAGCTAGAAGAAGATCGCAAGTTCAAATGCGATGAATGTGGCCGATGCTACAGGCATGCAGGTAGCTTGGCTAACCACAAGAAAACACACACGTTGGGTTCTTTTCAATGTCCAATATGTGCTAGGAAGCTCTCAAACCCTCTGGCCCTGAAGAGCCATCTGCGCATCCACACATCACAGAAGAAGTACTCCTGCATGGACTGTGGGAAGGCCTTTAGGCTAGCTACTCAGCTGGCCACCCATCAAAAGGTCCATCTCTCTGGGCAATCAAAGAGGAGAGCCGGTTGGAGGGCCACTGCAGAATATTCTCCAATTGAGAATAGAGATGAAATTGAAGATCATGATGACTTTGAAAAGCCGTCGTACTTGGTGGCTGACCAGCAAGACACGGGGATGGATATTGTGTCTGATAATAACCTTAGCCAAGAGGAGGCAGAGGTTATCCCCAACTCAGCAAATTATAGTGAAAATCTAGGCTTCGAAGCAGGGGATCGACCTTTCAAATGTGATCAGTGTGAAAAGTCATATAGACACCATGGAAGCCTGATCAATCATAAGAAGTATCACCAGGTAGGGATGTTTGAGTGCCCTATCTGTTTCAAGCAGTTCAATAATCTTGCTGCCCTCCATAGTCACCAGAGAACCCACAACAAGTCCAAAAGTGGGCCAGACACCCATTCCTTGGAAGTCACTTACGCAGGCAGAGCACCAGAGCAGTTTTCACCCCTGAACAGGGATGTTCCAGTGCATTTCTGTCACCTGTGTCAAGTGATGTTTCCTAATGATGATGAGTTCCAGGAACACATCCAAAAGCATAATTCTTCCTCTATGTCCTTTGGGCACGATCAAGATTTATCTGAGGATCATCATGATTCTTATGACCTTAGTGTCACTCCTTCTCCTGACTCAAACTTTTATTCACCACCTCTAAACAGTACTCCATTGATTGATCATCAAGGGGAGCAGATCAATGATATTCAAATATACTCTGACCACTCCAGTAACAAATCCACCTTGAATACTCCGGGAGAGCCCTTAATCTTGGAATCAGAGATTCCTGTTGACGATCTAAGTAAGGCAGAAAAGTCCTCAGTTACAGAAAACGGTGAGCGCCGCTACAAGTGCCAGGTCTGTGGCAAAAGCTACCGGCATGCCGGGAGTCTCATCAACCACAAGCGTTCTCATCAGACAGGCATTTACCAGTGTTCCATCTGCCGCAAGACTTACCCACACATGGCTGCCCTCCGCAGCCATGTCCGCATCCACAGGGCCCATCCGTCCTCCTTTAACCTCAACTCTGAAGGAGACTGGCTCTCTTCTGAGCCCCTAACGCTGGAGAACCAGCAGGCCTGCTTTTCCTCTCAGGGGGGAGATGCTAGCAATATGATGACTCTCGCTCAGGAGAACACGAGTGAACACGGCATTGGAGGATCATGCCATGTGCAGTTTGACTCCGCCTTTCCCCAGGACAGAACTGTGCACCTACCTCACAACGAACGCCTGATGGAGAGTCACATGTGTGCAGACTGTGGCGAAACATTTGCAGACATCGCAGGAATCAAATTGCACATATGCCCCCTGCTACAACCGCAGCAAGAGGCCATGTCAAATGACTATGACAGTAACTTAACCTTCTTGGACACTAATGGACGATGCACCATGGGAAATCCAGGAGATCATGTAGAGTTCCAGGGACTGAATGGCAGCCTTAGACAAAGGTACTGTGGTAAACATGACTTCCATGAAGGCCAGAATGGGGAGCAGTTAAATGGTGATGGcagagaagaggatgaagaggatgATGACGGAGAGCTCTATCAGTGCTCAGCGTGTGGGAACCGCTACACAAGCATGAGGGCTCTGAGGAGCCATCTTCGTGGCCACACTCAATCCCATGGTACTCCTACAAGCTCCGGCCCCTCCTCCATGTCCTCCCTAGAGGCTGAAAATGAAGAGGACCCTGGAAAGAGACATCAGATGGATGGGGGTCTGATGATCTGCAGTACTTGCGGAGAGAGTTTTGCCAAGAAGCAGGACATGCTTGCCCATCAGCTCATACACAATAAAGCACAGGCAGATGATGCTAAACACATACATATGGACAATAGTAATGGAACTAGGCACAAAGAGGAGGTGGACAGCAGCATCTGTGGAAATTGTGGTATATTTTGCATCAGTTACCATCATCTTGAGACCCATCAATGTACAACAAATGGGAAAAGTGAATCTGCAAACGGTGTTGAAAAAAATGAAATGGGTGGCTCTGTCAACGGTAAAGAATTAGGACACACGAAAGAGAATTTAAACAATGGGGATCGCCAGTACAAGTGTGATCAGTGTGGAAGAGCATACAGACATGCTGGCTCCCTTCTTAACCATAAAAAGTCCCACAAAACTGGAGTGTTCCGCTGCATGGTTTGCCAGAAGCGCTTCTACAATCTACTGGCCCTTAAGAACCATCAGAGGACCCACTTTGATGTTAAGAG ACATGCGTGCAATGAATGCGGGAAGGCATTCAAGATAGAGAAGCAACTATTGAACCACCTAAGAATTCACAAGGAGAACCATGCCAAAATACAGGAGCTCAACAACCAGATTCAGGCCGTCATGCAGACGAATGGCACGAGGTCAGAGGGAGGAATGCGCTTGCTTAATGCACCTGCCAATCAAGCCACCGCCACCCACAAAAAGCGTAGGCCAACCCTCAACAGAAAGAAACCCAGTGTGGAGGAGGGGGCTCAGACTGGAGTCAAATCAGTGGATGCAGGCGACCCTCGCCCCTACTCCTGTGACCAATGTGGGCGAACGTATCGACACGCAGGAAGTCTGGTCAATCACAAGAACTCCCACAAGACAGGTGAATACTACTGCTCTGTTTGTAACAACACCTACTCCAACCAGCTGGCTATGAAGAACCACCTGCGCATCCACTTCTCAGTTAAAAAGCACAGTTGTCAAGACTGTGGTAAGGCCTTTAGGGGAAAGAAGCAGTTGTCTAGCCATATTTGCGCACACCTCAGAAAGGATATGCCAGGAGGGGTCAGGGGAAGAGGTCGCAGACGAGCAAGAAACGTTAAATGTAAGCAGTGCAGACAGACGTTTATATCCGCTGACCAACTGACAGCCCATACCTGTGGGTCACTGGCAAACTCATCAGAGGGCAGCGATGGACAAACGAGTATGTCCTTGAAAAGGGAGGAGCGACCATTCACCTGCATCATCTGCAGTCGCAGCTACCGCCACGCGGGCAGTCTCCTGAATCATAAAAACACTCATAAGTCCGGAGACTTCAGCTGCACGTTCTGCTCCAAGCCCTTCTCTAACCCCATGGCGTTACGCAACCACACACGAATCCACACACAGAAGAAGAAGCATGTCTGCCTGACCTGTGGGAAGGCGTTTCGGTTGGCCAGTATCCTCCATAACCACCAGAAGGTCCACACCAGGGTGGCCAACCACTTCAGCTGCCCAGAATGTGGCAAGAGCTTCCAGGGCAAGTCTGGGCTGAAGAGGCACCGCTGCCGGGGGGGTCAGGATGACTCGGCTAGAGCTTGTGACGGCRATCGCAGAGAGTGTGGAGACAAGTGCTTCAC GTGTGACCTCTGTGGACGCTCGTACCACCATGCTGGCTCCCTGCTCAACCATAAAAAGACGCACTCCGAAAACCTCCACCACTGTACCTTGTGCCTCCAGACTTTCCCCGACACCCTCGCCCTCCAGGTCCACTCCCAGATGAAGCGCCACTGCTGTCCAGACTGTGGCAAGACCTTCTGTCTCATCTTGCACCTGCAGAACCACATGGAGGTGCACTCCAAGGACCGCACCCTGGTCTGCAGCCCCTGCCATCAGAGCTTCCCCGACCCAGCCATGTACCAACAACACCAGGAACTGCACCACCGGGCCCAAGGGCATTATcaacaacacaacatgcaaaTGGAGGATGACCTAGGCTGGGAATCGGGACTAGACCAAACCATGGAGCTCCAAGGCATCCCCAAGCTGGTACCGGCGTTTGCCCACATGCACGGTGGCATGCCCGACCAGCAGGAGAGCAACGAGGCGCGCTGTATAGGGGAGAAGAGCCACGTGTGTGAGCACTGCGGCCGCACCTACCGCCATGCAGGTTCCCTCCTCAACCACAAGAACAGTCACAAGACCGGCTCCTTCTTCTGCTCCGTGTGCCAGAAGGAGTTCACCAACCTGATGGCGCTGAAGAACCACCGGCGCATCCACACGGAGCCCAAGCGCTACCAGTGCCTGGAGTGCGGCAAGGCCTTCCGCGTGTCCACCCAACTCATCTGCCACCGGAGGATCCACACCAAAGAGAAGCCCTTCTCCTGCCTGCTGTGCGACAAGCGCTTCTCCAGCAAGTCAAACCTGCGCCACCACCAGAAGATTCACCAGAGTGGTGGCCAGGACTACGAGTCCTCCTTCGGCATGGATACGAACARTTTTATGGACTTGGACATGGGCTCTTTTCTCTGA